GAACGATTCGCGCACCAGCAGATGCTGCGGATGAGAGGCAGCGAACTTGATGCCAAACTTGCGCATTTGTGGTCCCGCGCGCTGCGGGCCGTAAAGCTGTTCGGCTAAGACAAAATGCTCGCGCAGCACGTCGCGCTGCTCGAAGAGCGACGGCGGCGGTGGCAGCGGTTGACCAGCAGCCAGCGCCCGGCACTGTGAAAAGATCCACGGGTTGCCGATGCAACCGCGGGCGACAGTCACTCCATCGACGCCCGTCTGCCGCATCATGTTCAGGCAGTCCGCAGCTGTGAAGAGATCGCCGCTGCCGAGAATCGTCCTCTGCGGGTACAGCTTCTTCACTTCGGTGAGGAAGTCCCACTTGCTGGGGCCGATGTACCGCTGCTTAACGGTGCGCCCATGCACGGTGATCGCATCCACGCCCAACTGCCAGGCACCTTCGATGATTGTGAAGAAGTTGTCGCGGCTCTCTTGTGTATCATCAAGCCCGCGCCGCATCTTCACAGTGACGGGAATGTGCGCGGGGACTGATTCGCGCGTGCGGCGAATAATCTCCAAGGCTACCGGGGGCTGGCTCAAGTGAAAGCCGCCGCGGCAACGACCGAGCACCTTCTTCACCGGGCAACCGAAGTTGATGTCGATGACATCGAAGCCCGCCTCTGCCAATCGCACAGCCCCTTGCGCGAATTGCTCGGGCTCGGCTCCCATCAGTTGGCCAGCGACGGGGCGCTCTTCGTCGGTCAGATACAAAAAGTGCTTGTTCTTGTGCCGGTCTTTGAAGGTCACCAGAAACTGATCGAGCATCACTTCGCACAGCGTGTACGAAGCCCCGTGCCGCCGCGCGATCAGCCGCATCGGCCAATCGCTGTACCCCGACAGGGCCGCCTGCACCACGGGAAAGCCAATATCGAGCGGACCGATTTTTAGCTGCGGGGTTTGGAAGGTCGTGGAGTTGGATAGGGGCGCGATCATCCCTCGATTTTAGAGTGGAGGGGTTGAGAGGGAGAGGGGGAGAGGGGGAGAGAAAAATTGGCCGCGAGGAGAAACTTCTGCGGCAAGAAATAAAAAAAGCCCCCGGACGGCTGCTTCAATCCCAGGGGGGCAAGGATTTGGCTGCTGTACCGGGAGCGATTGGACGGTTAGCGGCTTCGCATCCATGCTGGCCGCGCCGCAAACGACAAACTCACTTACGAAGCGCGCTGTCAGCATCCATGCCAACCCGCTCATTCGCGGTCCGCAAGCCTTCGAGGCCGAAGCCCGGAAGGCCACCATGCGGACGCCGCAAGTCTGTCGCGATCTACGTGATTCGTGCTCAGTCAACAAGAGCAATCTGGCTCGTTGCCAACCGATTTTTCTTCGCCAGTGCGACTGACGTGGCGGGAGAATAGGCCATGCGGAAAAGAGGGTCAAGGTCGATTTTTGAGGTTCACTTTTGCGAACCAGAATTTTCGGAACTCTGCCGCGAATTCCCACATCCAAATGCCTCCGTCATTCGTTTCAACCCTTAGAGGCTGTCCGCACGCCCCCGAAGCGGATCGACTCGCAGTTTTCCGCACTCCAAGTAAGTGTTGCGACCGCGGGGCTTTACGTTTACTGTAGATCATGGTGAGCCATTGCCCCCTCTGGTTGGGGCTGCCTGAATTTCTGCGACTACCTGCGAACTGCTGAAAGTGCCACTCATGGCCGATCCCTTCAATCCCTATGCTGAATGGCTGGAACTGCCGAGGGATCTGGCTGAACCGAATCACTATCAACTGCTGGGACTCGAAGCGTTTGAAAGCGATCCCGCGCGGATTGCCAAGGCCGCTGAAACGGCGATGAACAAAGTTCGCAGCTTTCGCCCGGGCGCGAATGCCCGCGCCTGGTCGAAACTGCTCGATGAGTTGCTGCTGGCGAAAGGAAAACTTCTTGATGGCGATCGGAAACGCGAATACGACGAAGAACTGAAAGAACTGGGGACTGCCGAGCCGCCCGAAAAAGATGCGCTCGACTCGCTTCCCCCGATGACGACCAGTGCGGCACCGCCGACCGGTGAGAAGCGAAAGTTCAACCCGATGTTCCCACCCGGCATGGGGCCCAACGTCGGCCTC
Above is a window of Anatilimnocola aggregata DNA encoding:
- a CDS encoding tRNA dihydrouridine synthase, whose product is MIAPLSNSTTFQTPQLKIGPLDIGFPVVQAALSGYSDWPMRLIARRHGASYTLCEVMLDQFLVTFKDRHKNKHFLYLTDEERPVAGQLMGAEPEQFAQGAVRLAEAGFDVIDINFGCPVKKVLGRCRGGFHLSQPPVALEIIRRTRESVPAHIPVTVKMRRGLDDTQESRDNFFTIIEGAWQLGVDAITVHGRTVKQRYIGPSKWDFLTEVKKLYPQRTILGSGDLFTAADCLNMMRQTGVDGVTVARGCIGNPWIFSQCRALAAGQPLPPPPSLFEQRDVLREHFVLAEQLYGPQRAGPQMRKFGIKFAASHPQHLLVRESFARIKDLAEWETVLNHWYAEDLPGCYPDPAVHRATMECGD